The Phoenix dactylifera cultivar Barhee BC4 chromosome 9, palm_55x_up_171113_PBpolish2nd_filt_p, whole genome shotgun sequence genome window below encodes:
- the LOC103719630 gene encoding tubulin beta chain-like encodes MREILHIQGGQCGNQIGAKFWEVICDEHGIDHTGRYSGDSDLQLERINVYYNEASGGRYVPRAVLMDLEPGTMDSLRSGPFGQIFRPDNFVFGQSGAGNNWAKGHYTEGAELIDSVLDVVRKEAENCDCLQGFQVCHSLGGGTGSGMGTLLISKIREEYPDRMMLTFSVFPSPKVSDTVVEPYNATLSVHQLVENADECMVLDNEALYDICFRTLKLATPTFGDLNHLISATMSGVTCCLRFPGQLNSDLRKLAVNLIPFPRLHFFMVGFAPLTSRGSQQYRALTVPELTQQMWDSKNMMCAADPRHGRYLTASAMFRGKMSTKEVDEQMINVQNKNSSYFVEWIPNNVKSSVCDIPPKGLKMASTFIGNSTSIQEMFRRVSEQFTAMFRRKAFLHWYTGEGMDEMEFTEAESNMNDLVAEYQQYQDATADEEEYEDEEEEEAAA; translated from the exons ATGAGGGAGATCCTCCACATCCAGGGCGGCCAATGCGGGAACCAGATTGGGGCCAAGTTCTGGGAGGTGATCTGCGACGAGCACGGGATCGACCACACCGGCAGGTATTCCGGCGACTCCGACCTCCAGCTCGAGCGGATCAACGTCTACTACAACGAGGCCAGCGGTGGCCGCTACGTCCCCCGCGCGGTGCTCATGGATCTGGAGCCTGGGACCATGGATTCCCTGAGATCTGGGCCTTTCGGCCAGATTTTCCGCCCGGATAATTTTGTCTTTGGGCAGTCCGGGGCCGGGAACAACTGGGCTAAAGGGCACTATACTGAGGGCGCGGAGCTCATCGACTCGGTTCTTGATGTCGTGCGGAAGGAAGCCGAGAATTGCGATTGCTTGCAAG GATTCCAGGTTTGTCACTCTTTGGGAGGAGGAACTGGATCTGGCATGGGCACCCTTCTCATCTCTAAGATCAGAGAGGAGTATCCAGATCGCATGATGTTGACATTCTCTGTTTTTCCATCGCCGAAAGTGTCAGACACTGTTGTAGAGCCATACAATGCCACTCTATCTGTTCATCAGCTTGTTGAAAATGCTGATGAATGTATGGTTCTTGATAATGAAGCTCTTTATGACATTTGCTTCCGCACCCTGAAGCTTGCAACCCCTACCT TTGGTGATCTTAATCACCTAATCTCTGCCACCATGAGCGGTGTTACATGCTGTCTCCGATTCCCTGGTCAGCTAAACTCTGACCTCCGGAAGCTTGCAGTCAACCTGATCCCATTCCCTCGCCTCCACTTCTTCATGGTAGGCTTTGCTCCCCTTACCTCAAGGGGTTCCCAGCAGTACAGAGCACTCACTGTCCCTGAGCTCACCCAACAGATGTGGGACTCGAAGAACATGATGTGTGCTGCTGACCCTCGGCATGGCCGCTACCTCACTGCTTCAGCCATGTTCCGTGGGAAGATGAGCACGAAGGAAGTTGATGAACAGATGATCAATGTCCAGAACAAAAACTCTTCCTACTTTGTTGAGTGGATCCCAAATAATGTCAAGTCCAGCGTGTGCGACATCCCACCGAAGGGGCTAAAGATGGCATCCACTTTTATTGGTAACTCAACCTCCATTCAGGAGATGTTCCGGAGGGTCAGTGAACAGTTCACAGCCATGTTCAGGAGGAAGGCTTTCTTGCACTGGTACACAGGTGAGGGTATGGATGAGATGGAGTTCACTGAGGCTGAGAGCAACATGAATGATCTGGTGGCAGAGTACCAGCAGTACCAGGATGCAACAGCAGATGAGGAAGAGTACGAGgacgaggaagaagaggaggctgCAGCTTGA
- the LOC103719629 gene encoding berberine bridge enzyme-like 15, giving the protein MNSPVSPCLIALFSVILFSTSSYAITPISNITHESILRCLFHHSVPHNLLYTKSTASYTTLLQSSIQNQRFNTPTTPKPFLIVSPTLESHVQATVNCSRNHGLQIRVRSGGHDYEGLSYVSHDPPFLVLDLHSLSSIRVDTNHGTAWVQAGATIGELYYRIAEKNKTAGFPAGLCPTLGIGGHLSGGGFGTMLRMYGLAADNIIDARLVNANGEILDRESMGEDFFWAVRGGGGASFGVILAYKIELVYVPPKVTVFTKSINLSQGATRVTSKWQRIAYKLDDRLFIRAVMQVVSDEKSSRTIQVGFESLFLGEKEELLALIGKSFPELGLKAEDCQEMSWIESVPYFAGYKNGESPSILLDRKPQFNLSYKAKSDFLTEPITELGWERIWQELLRGEEQATIVVDPYGGRMDEISESETPFPHRKGSLYNIQYLVGLGEGGAKGMKKHLDWIRSFYQFMASYVSKNPRAAYLNYRDLDLGSDRVGSTTYTKARVWGRRYFKSNFERLAMVKGKVDPGNFFRNEQSVPPLFPAYRSL; this is encoded by the coding sequence ATGAACTCTCCAGTGTCGCCTTGCCTTATAGCTCTCTTCTCAGTGATCTTGTTCTCGACTTCTTCATATGCCATCACACCAATCTCCAACATCACCCATGAGTCCATTCTCCGGTGCCTTTTCCACCACTCCGTTCCACACAATCTCCTCTACACCAAAAGCACCGCCTCCTACACCACCCTCCTCCAATCCTCCATCCAAAACCAAAGGTTCAACACCCCCACCACCCCAAAGCCATTCCTCATCGTCTCGCCGACCCTCGAATCCCACGTCCAAGCCACCGTCAACTGTTCCCGCAACCATGGCCTTCAAATTAGAGTTCGGAGCGGCGGCCATGACTATGAAGGCCTCTCCTACGTATCCCATGATCCACCATTCCTCGTTTTGGACCTACACAGCCTTAGTTCTATCAGAGTAGACACTAACCATGGCACTGCATGGGTCCAAGCTGGTGCAACGATAGGAGAGTTATACTACAGAATTGCTGAGAAGAATAAGACTGCTGGATTCCCGGCAGGGCTCTGCCCGACCCTTGGAATCGGTGGTCACTTGAGCGGCGGCGGGTTCGGGACCATGCTGAGGATGTATGGGCTTGCAGCTGATAACATTATCGATGCTCGGCTGGTGAACGCTAATGGTGAGATCCTGGATAGGGAGTCTATGGGTGAAGACTTCTTTTGGGCCgtgaggggaggaggaggagcaagtTTTGGGGTCATTCTAGCATATAAGATCGAGTTGGTGTATGTCCCACCTAAGGTCACAGTGTTCACCAAGAGCATAAACCTTAGCCAGGGTGCAACAAGGGTTACCAGCAAGTGGCAACGAATAGCTTACAAGTTAGATGACAGGCTCTTCATCAGAGCAGTCATGCAAGTTGTGAGTGATGAAAAGTCAAGCAGAACAATCCAAGTTGGTTTTGAATCCCTGTTCCTTGGTGAGAAAGAAGAGCTCCTGGCTCTAATAGGAAAGAGCTTTCCTGAGTTGGGCTTGAAGGCTGAGGATTGTCAAGAGATGAGTTGGATAGAGTCTGTTCCATACTTTGCTGGTTACAAGAATGGAGAATCTCCAAGTATTCTCCTTGATAGGAAACCTCAATTCAATTTGTCCTACAAGGCTAAGTCGGACTTCTTGACCGAACCCATCACTGAATTGGGGTGGGAGAGGATTTGGCAGGAGCTACTCAGAGGCGAGGAGCAAGCGACGATTGTAGTCGATCCTTATGGTGGGAGGATGGATGAGATCTCTGAGTCTGAGACTCCCTTCCCTCATAGGAAAGGGAGTTTGTATAACATACAGTACTTGGTGGGCTTGGGAGAGGGAGGGGCCAAAGGGATGAAGAAGCATTTGGATTGGATTAGGAGTTTCTATCAGTTCATGGCTTCTTATGTTTCGAAGAATCCAAGAGCTGCCTATTTGAACTACAGGGACCTTGATTTGGGAAGTGATAGGGTGGGCAGCACAACTTACACAAAGGCTAGGGTGTGGGGAAGGAGATATTTCAAGAGCAACTTTGAGAGGCTGGCAATGGTAAAGGGCAAGGTTGATCCTGGGAATTTCTTTAGAAATGAGCAGAGCGTCCCACCTCTCTTTCCTGCTTACAGGAGCTTGTAG
- the LOC103719628 gene encoding dihydroceramide fatty acyl 2-hydroxylase FAH1, protein MVAEKITVDLNKPLVFQVGHLGKDYEEWVHQPIVSKEGPRFFENDFLEMFTRTKWWVIPVVWIPVVCWLVTKSVHMGHTVSQVALMVVGGVLLWTLIEYTLHRFLFHIKTSSYWANTLHYLLHGCHHKHPMDGLRLVFPPAATAILCVPIWSLIRLLTTPSSAPAIFGGGLLGYVMYDCTHYYLHHGQPSQSPARNLKKYHLNHHYRMQTRGFGITSSLWDIVFATLPPPMPCRKSS, encoded by the exons ATGGTTGCAGAAAAGATCACCGTGGACTTGAACAAGCCTCTTGTTTTCCAA GTTGGCCATCTGGGGAAAGACTATGAAGAATGGGTTCACCAGCCCATCGTGAGCAAGGAAGGTCCACGCTTTTTTGAAAATGACTTCTTGGAG ATGTTCACCCGTACTAAATGGTGGGTGATTCCAGTTGTATGGATCCCAGTTGTCTGTTGGCTTGTGACCAAGTCTGTCCATATGGGACATACAGTTTCTCAGGTAGCTCTAATGGTGGTGGGTGGTGTTCTTTTGTGGACGCTGATAGAGTATACATTGCACCGCTTCCTTTTCCATATTAAAACATCAAGTTACtg GGCAAACACATTACATTATCTTCTTCATGGGTGCCATCATAAGCACCCTATGGATGGACTGCGCCTTGTTTTTCCTCCAGCTGCGACAGCAATTCTATGTGTGCCA ATCTGGAGTTTGATTAGGCTTTTAACAACTCCTAGTAGTGCACCTGCCATTTTTGGAGGCGGCTTGTTGGGTTATGTGATGTACGATTGCACCCACTATTATCTGCACCATGGACAGCCATCCCAAAGTCCAGCTCGAAATTTGAAG aaatatcatttgaatcatcactacaGAATGCAAACCAGAGGCTTTGGGATAACTTCTTCACTTTGGGACATTGTCTTTGCCACATTACCCCCTCCAATGCCCTGTAGGAAAAGCAGCTGA